A region of Ovis canadensis isolate MfBH-ARS-UI-01 breed Bighorn chromosome 19, ARS-UI_OviCan_v2, whole genome shotgun sequence DNA encodes the following proteins:
- the GORASP1 gene encoding Golgi reassembly-stacking protein 1 isoform X2, which translates to MSSREDSGDGVQENSPAQQAGLEPYFDFIITIGHSRLNKENDTLKALLRANVEKPVKLEVFSMKTMRVREVEVVPSNMWGGQGLLGASVRFCSCHRASEHVWHVLDVEPSSPAALAGLRPYTDYVVGSDQVLQESEDFFSLIESHEGKPLKLMVYNSESDSCREVTVTPNAAWGGEGSLGCGIGYGYLHRIPTQPPSHHKKPPGGPPPSAPPPGAPPPGPGPQDSPAPFGLETGSKQGDYVEALLQAPDSSTEEQSPGPESPGQGAQDLGDPPRSMEIPLQPPPPLQRVMDPGFLDVSGLSLLDSSNASVWPGLPSSIEMTPPAVSASGLEDVCSSSGSHERGGEATWSGSEFEVSFPDSPGAQAQPDHLPQLTLPDSLTSAASPEDGLSAELLEAQAEEEPASPESPDCGVEAGAAPSQALSTPDHSGL; encoded by the exons GTGCAGGAGAACTCCCCTGCCCAGCAGGCAGGCCTGGAGCCCTACTTCGACTTCATCATCACCATCGGGCACTCAAGACTG AACAAGGAGAATGACACGCTCAAGGCCCTGCTGAGGGCCAACGTGGAGAAGCCCGTGAAGCTGGAGGTGTTCAGCATGAAGACCATGAGAGTGCGTGAGGTGGAGGTGGTCCCCAGCAACATGTGGGGCGGCCAGGGCCTGCTGGGCGCCAGCGTCCGCTTCTGCAGCTGCCACCGCGCCAGCGAGCACGTGTGGCACGTGCTG GATGTGGAACCCTCTTCACCTGCCGCCCTCGCAGGCCTGCGCCCCTACACAGACTACGTCGTGGGCTCGGACCAGGTCCTCCAGGAG TCCGAGGACTTCTTCTCGCTCATCGAGTCCCACGAGGGGAAGCCCTTGAAGCTGATGGTTTACAATTCTGAGTCTGACTCCTGCCGGGAGGTGACTGTCACCCCCAATGCAGCCTGGGGTGGAGAGGGCAG CCTGGGATGTGGTATTGGTTACGGGTATCTGCACCGGATCCCAACCCAGCCCCCCAGCCACCACAAGAAGCCGCCTGGTGGCCCGCCACCCAGTGCCCCACCACCTGGTGCCCCACCGCCTGGACCCGGCCCCCAGGACTCTCCTGCCCCTTTTGGCCTGGAGACAGGCTCCAAACAGGGTGACTACGTGGAG GCCTTGCTGCAGGCACCTGACTCCTCCACGGAGGAACAGTCCCCTGGACCTGAAAGTCCTGGCCAGGGCGCTCAAGACCTTGGAGACCCGCCCCGTTCCATGGAGATTCCTCTGCAGCCTCCGCCTCCATTGCAGCGAGTCATGGACCCAG GCTTCCTGGACGTGTCTGGCCTCTCCCTCTTGGACAGCAGCAACGCCAGTGTCTGGCCTGGCCTGCCCTCTTCCATAGAGATGACCCCCCCTGCGGTCTCAGCCTCAGGGCTGGAGGATGTCTGCTCCAGCAGCGGTTCTCACGAGCGTGGTG GTGAGGCCACCTGGTCTGGGTCCGAGTTTGAGGTCTCCTTCCCAGACAGCCCCGGCGCCCAGGCCCAGCCAGACCACCTGCCTCAGCTGACCCTTCCCGACAGCCTCACTTCTGCCGCCTCACCTGAAGATGGGCTGTCTGCTGAGCTGCTCGAAGCCCAGGCGGAGGAGGAGCCAGCAAGCCCAGAGAGCCCAGACTGCGGGGTGGAGGCTGGGGCTGCTCCTAGCCAGGCCCTCTCCACTCCTGACCACTCTGGGCTGTGA
- the GORASP1 gene encoding Golgi reassembly-stacking protein 1 isoform X1: MGLGASAEQPAGGAEGFHLHGVQENSPAQQAGLEPYFDFIITIGHSRLNKENDTLKALLRANVEKPVKLEVFSMKTMRVREVEVVPSNMWGGQGLLGASVRFCSCHRASEHVWHVLDVEPSSPAALAGLRPYTDYVVGSDQVLQESEDFFSLIESHEGKPLKLMVYNSESDSCREVTVTPNAAWGGEGSLGCGIGYGYLHRIPTQPPSHHKKPPGGPPPSAPPPGAPPPGPGPQDSPAPFGLETGSKQGDYVEALLQAPDSSTEEQSPGPESPGQGAQDLGDPPRSMEIPLQPPPPLQRVMDPGFLDVSGLSLLDSSNASVWPGLPSSIEMTPPAVSASGLEDVCSSSGSHERGGEATWSGSEFEVSFPDSPGAQAQPDHLPQLTLPDSLTSAASPEDGLSAELLEAQAEEEPASPESPDCGVEAGAAPSQALSTPDHSGL, translated from the exons GTGCAGGAGAACTCCCCTGCCCAGCAGGCAGGCCTGGAGCCCTACTTCGACTTCATCATCACCATCGGGCACTCAAGACTG AACAAGGAGAATGACACGCTCAAGGCCCTGCTGAGGGCCAACGTGGAGAAGCCCGTGAAGCTGGAGGTGTTCAGCATGAAGACCATGAGAGTGCGTGAGGTGGAGGTGGTCCCCAGCAACATGTGGGGCGGCCAGGGCCTGCTGGGCGCCAGCGTCCGCTTCTGCAGCTGCCACCGCGCCAGCGAGCACGTGTGGCACGTGCTG GATGTGGAACCCTCTTCACCTGCCGCCCTCGCAGGCCTGCGCCCCTACACAGACTACGTCGTGGGCTCGGACCAGGTCCTCCAGGAG TCCGAGGACTTCTTCTCGCTCATCGAGTCCCACGAGGGGAAGCCCTTGAAGCTGATGGTTTACAATTCTGAGTCTGACTCCTGCCGGGAGGTGACTGTCACCCCCAATGCAGCCTGGGGTGGAGAGGGCAG CCTGGGATGTGGTATTGGTTACGGGTATCTGCACCGGATCCCAACCCAGCCCCCCAGCCACCACAAGAAGCCGCCTGGTGGCCCGCCACCCAGTGCCCCACCACCTGGTGCCCCACCGCCTGGACCCGGCCCCCAGGACTCTCCTGCCCCTTTTGGCCTGGAGACAGGCTCCAAACAGGGTGACTACGTGGAG GCCTTGCTGCAGGCACCTGACTCCTCCACGGAGGAACAGTCCCCTGGACCTGAAAGTCCTGGCCAGGGCGCTCAAGACCTTGGAGACCCGCCCCGTTCCATGGAGATTCCTCTGCAGCCTCCGCCTCCATTGCAGCGAGTCATGGACCCAG GCTTCCTGGACGTGTCTGGCCTCTCCCTCTTGGACAGCAGCAACGCCAGTGTCTGGCCTGGCCTGCCCTCTTCCATAGAGATGACCCCCCCTGCGGTCTCAGCCTCAGGGCTGGAGGATGTCTGCTCCAGCAGCGGTTCTCACGAGCGTGGTG GTGAGGCCACCTGGTCTGGGTCCGAGTTTGAGGTCTCCTTCCCAGACAGCCCCGGCGCCCAGGCCCAGCCAGACCACCTGCCTCAGCTGACCCTTCCCGACAGCCTCACTTCTGCCGCCTCACCTGAAGATGGGCTGTCTGCTGAGCTGCTCGAAGCCCAGGCGGAGGAGGAGCCAGCAAGCCCAGAGAGCCCAGACTGCGGGGTGGAGGCTGGGGCTGCTCCTAGCCAGGCCCTCTCCACTCCTGACCACTCTGGGCTGTGA
- the GORASP1 gene encoding Golgi reassembly-stacking protein 1 isoform X3 has protein sequence MKTMRVREVEVVPSNMWGGQGLLGASVRFCSCHRASEHVWHVLDVEPSSPAALAGLRPYTDYVVGSDQVLQESEDFFSLIESHEGKPLKLMVYNSESDSCREVTVTPNAAWGGEGSLGCGIGYGYLHRIPTQPPSHHKKPPGGPPPSAPPPGAPPPGPGPQDSPAPFGLETGSKQGDYVEALLQAPDSSTEEQSPGPESPGQGAQDLGDPPRSMEIPLQPPPPLQRVMDPGFLDVSGLSLLDSSNASVWPGLPSSIEMTPPAVSASGLEDVCSSSGSHERGGEATWSGSEFEVSFPDSPGAQAQPDHLPQLTLPDSLTSAASPEDGLSAELLEAQAEEEPASPESPDCGVEAGAAPSQALSTPDHSGL, from the exons ATGAAGACCATGAGAGTGCGTGAGGTGGAGGTGGTCCCCAGCAACATGTGGGGCGGCCAGGGCCTGCTGGGCGCCAGCGTCCGCTTCTGCAGCTGCCACCGCGCCAGCGAGCACGTGTGGCACGTGCTG GATGTGGAACCCTCTTCACCTGCCGCCCTCGCAGGCCTGCGCCCCTACACAGACTACGTCGTGGGCTCGGACCAGGTCCTCCAGGAG TCCGAGGACTTCTTCTCGCTCATCGAGTCCCACGAGGGGAAGCCCTTGAAGCTGATGGTTTACAATTCTGAGTCTGACTCCTGCCGGGAGGTGACTGTCACCCCCAATGCAGCCTGGGGTGGAGAGGGCAG CCTGGGATGTGGTATTGGTTACGGGTATCTGCACCGGATCCCAACCCAGCCCCCCAGCCACCACAAGAAGCCGCCTGGTGGCCCGCCACCCAGTGCCCCACCACCTGGTGCCCCACCGCCTGGACCCGGCCCCCAGGACTCTCCTGCCCCTTTTGGCCTGGAGACAGGCTCCAAACAGGGTGACTACGTGGAG GCCTTGCTGCAGGCACCTGACTCCTCCACGGAGGAACAGTCCCCTGGACCTGAAAGTCCTGGCCAGGGCGCTCAAGACCTTGGAGACCCGCCCCGTTCCATGGAGATTCCTCTGCAGCCTCCGCCTCCATTGCAGCGAGTCATGGACCCAG GCTTCCTGGACGTGTCTGGCCTCTCCCTCTTGGACAGCAGCAACGCCAGTGTCTGGCCTGGCCTGCCCTCTTCCATAGAGATGACCCCCCCTGCGGTCTCAGCCTCAGGGCTGGAGGATGTCTGCTCCAGCAGCGGTTCTCACGAGCGTGGTG GTGAGGCCACCTGGTCTGGGTCCGAGTTTGAGGTCTCCTTCCCAGACAGCCCCGGCGCCCAGGCCCAGCCAGACCACCTGCCTCAGCTGACCCTTCCCGACAGCCTCACTTCTGCCGCCTCACCTGAAGATGGGCTGTCTGCTGAGCTGCTCGAAGCCCAGGCGGAGGAGGAGCCAGCAAGCCCAGAGAGCCCAGACTGCGGGGTGGAGGCTGGGGCTGCTCCTAGCCAGGCCCTCTCCACTCCTGACCACTCTGGGCTGTGA